The Spirosoma radiotolerans genome has a window encoding:
- a CDS encoding type I polyketide synthase, with amino-acid sequence MRVFVDKGVSRESFHPQFVHQLVDQVALDHPDHLAVVFGDQALTYAQLNSRATDLCQAILQADAGAKLIGVSTARNLEMVIGVLAILKAGKAYLPLDPAYPEQRLQKIVADSGLRTSVTTAENKDLFAQLGLTTVASDIEYVNSSQPIPHQGSTAYVLYTSGSTGNPKGVCMGHGPLINLLQWQQKNSAAGLGTRTLQLAPLSFDVSFQEIFATLTTGGTLVLVNEALRLDLNALLQFIDKQAINRLFLPFVALQYLAEAGVNLRQFPKNLQEVMTAGEQLKVTPQIVHFFSELPACVLYNQYGPTECHVVTQLKLDGNPANWPHLPTIGRVIDNVNLFVVDEQLARLPDGDVGELCFSGACLAEGYLNQPGLTDEKFISLPATTPPVRVYRTGDLGRFLPDGSIEFLGRRDDQVKIRGHRVELGEIEVILNHTTGIKQAVVMAREMADAQKQLVAYLIASPGQTDTATIRRALEQRLPEYMMPSAFVWMDEFPKTSSGKVDKKQLPEPSRNRPEQTAAYRKPKTKLEQLLASIWSNLLRVDKIGLDDNFFELGGNSLLAQKTVAALNQEQYALPVTKLYQYPTIAGIALYLQPKSAEQTKRQSEAISSPEFSEKNQSADIAVIGMAGRFPGANTLDELWDVLTLGKETTRFFTDAELDSSVPNALRNDPLYVKARGTIDGAEQFDAQFFGLTPITAQLMDPQQRVFLEIAWEALEQTGYLPQQYGGRVGVFAGSGNNTYYLNNILGHKELIDQAGAFQVMTLNEKDYIASRTAYQLNLKGPAVSVYSACSTSLLAITQAVQSIRNGQCDVALAGGASITTPINSGHLYQEGVMLSRDGHCRSFDADAQGTVFSDGAGVVLLKSLEAARRDGDTIYSVIKGIGVNNDGGGKGSFSAPNADGQAGAIAMAITDAAIDPATITYVEAHGTATPLGDPIEIEGLTQAFGEQARKQYCAIGSIKSNMGHLTQAAGVAGFIKTTLALYHRQIPPSLNFSTPNPVIDFANSPFFVNTTLREWALTDDESSEGNSYPRRSYPRRAGVSSFGVGGTNVHVVLEEFEPEIRVSSDEQPENAVGQTAHPRGATPRAAQLITWSAKTAESQKAYARQLAEKLQRDESIELADVAFTLQTTRPAFSHRSFVVATSKEELIEKLLADPTTQKADGSPEEVVFLFPGQGSQYLNMGRMLYEQEVVYREAVDQCADLLADQLDLDIREVMYPETLSLEAEQRLKNTRYTQPALFVTEYALAKLWMSWGIEPSVFCGHSVGEFVGAHLAGVFSLPDALTLIAARGKMVSQLPRGGMLSVRKEADQVHAMLPDTLSMAAINSYTLCVVAGPDEHIADFSRLLDDREIPNQPLATSHAFHSMMMDPIVDAFAQVVAGVRLHRPKMPIVSTCTGNWLTDAEATDPQYWAKHLRSTVRFSEALDTIFTVEKPLLLEVGPGHVTATLARQQAGKKPMTILAGLPNQPDWTKASQSIVTTIGQFFLNGMEPNWKAFYAGQKRTKLRLPTYAFSKKRCWLDSVRVEPAPVVASDQPVPFIDRTVVADVNPLPYPAIDYKHTIMRKDALLLKVNQLLEDASGIDMVGVAPTTSFLEIGFDSLLLTQVALNLKKEFSLPITFRQLTSTYTTPAQLADYLDQLMPAEVQQPTPQPAPVPVSAPIAAPAPAPVTFSDMSSQPAIAFAQNDTALGLIAQQLQLMAKQVALLQGGAPQPMPVHQVPAPVQAPVPAVNVTKDPVAADSTLTPEEKVELKKPFGATARIERQASALTQKQQDFLAQLTQRYNQKTKASKAYAQEHRSHMADPRVVSGFRPLTKEVVYPLVVNKSKGSHLWDIDGNEYIDALNGFGSNLFGYQPDFIKDVLHEQIESGYEVGPQHTLAGEVSQLISELTGMDRVALCNTGSEAVLGAMRIARTVTGRSLIVAFSGSYHGIVDEVLVRGTKKLKSFPAAPGIMPESVQNMLILDYGTEESLKLIRERAHELAAVLVEPVQSRRPEFVPIEFLKEVRAITAQSGTVLIFDEVITGFRTHPGGTQALFGIKADLASYGKVVSAGLPIGVIAGKREYMDALDGGFWQYGDASVPEVGVTYFAGTFVRHPLALAAAKAALVYMKKAGPQLQAGLTRKTDRLARAMNDVIAQWQLPLVVASFGSLWKIKFKEELAYSELLFTLMREKGIHIWDGFPCFLTEAHTDAEIDTLIHHFTESVRSLLAAGFWGGSKAAVEPNGSTFAGNTPPALGARLGRDRDGNPAWFVPNPEQPGKYLQVELN; translated from the coding sequence ATGCGTGTCTTTGTTGATAAAGGCGTAAGCCGGGAAAGTTTCCACCCGCAGTTTGTTCATCAGCTTGTCGATCAGGTTGCGCTTGACCATCCAGATCACCTTGCCGTGGTTTTTGGGGATCAGGCGCTAACGTATGCGCAACTGAATAGTCGGGCTACCGATCTCTGCCAGGCGATTCTACAAGCGGATGCGGGGGCTAAGTTGATTGGAGTAAGTACAGCACGCAATCTGGAGATGGTAATTGGGGTGCTGGCTATTTTGAAGGCTGGTAAAGCGTATTTGCCCCTTGATCCGGCTTACCCTGAGCAACGTTTACAGAAAATTGTTGCCGACTCGGGCCTGCGTACAAGTGTGACGACCGCTGAGAATAAAGACTTGTTTGCCCAACTGGGCCTGACGACCGTTGCGTCCGATATCGAGTACGTTAATTCTTCTCAACCTATTCCTCACCAGGGCAGCACAGCCTATGTGCTTTATACATCCGGCTCGACCGGAAACCCGAAGGGGGTATGCATGGGGCATGGTCCCCTCATAAACCTCTTGCAGTGGCAGCAGAAAAACTCCGCTGCTGGCCTCGGCACGCGAACGTTGCAATTGGCCCCGCTTAGCTTTGACGTTTCGTTTCAGGAAATTTTTGCAACACTTACGACCGGCGGAACCCTGGTGCTCGTGAATGAAGCATTGCGGCTCGATCTGAATGCGCTTCTGCAATTCATTGATAAACAGGCTATCAATAGATTATTTCTGCCGTTCGTTGCGTTGCAGTACCTAGCCGAAGCTGGGGTGAACCTTCGTCAGTTTCCGAAAAACCTCCAGGAGGTCATGACGGCTGGTGAGCAGTTGAAAGTTACTCCGCAGATCGTCCATTTTTTTTCGGAATTACCCGCCTGCGTACTTTACAACCAGTACGGTCCTACGGAGTGCCACGTCGTTACGCAGCTTAAACTGGATGGAAATCCTGCGAACTGGCCCCACCTCCCGACAATTGGCCGTGTCATTGACAACGTAAACCTATTCGTCGTCGACGAACAACTGGCTCGTCTGCCCGATGGCGACGTTGGCGAGTTGTGTTTTAGCGGGGCCTGTCTGGCCGAAGGGTACTTAAATCAACCGGGCCTAACGGATGAGAAATTCATTTCGTTGCCCGCAACAACACCGCCAGTGCGGGTTTATCGCACCGGTGATCTAGGCCGTTTCCTGCCCGATGGGAGCATTGAGTTCCTGGGCCGTCGGGATGATCAGGTCAAAATTCGCGGGCACCGCGTCGAACTGGGCGAGATTGAAGTCATTCTGAACCATACCACGGGCATTAAACAGGCCGTGGTGATGGCACGGGAGATGGCCGATGCTCAGAAACAACTGGTTGCCTATCTGATCGCCAGTCCAGGACAGACGGACACGGCCACCATTCGCCGGGCGCTTGAGCAGCGATTGCCCGAGTACATGATGCCATCGGCTTTTGTCTGGATGGACGAATTTCCTAAAACCAGCAGCGGGAAAGTTGATAAAAAGCAACTCCCGGAGCCGAGTCGGAACCGGCCTGAACAAACAGCGGCCTATCGGAAACCCAAAACAAAACTGGAGCAGCTCCTTGCCAGCATATGGAGCAACCTGCTACGGGTTGATAAAATTGGTCTGGACGATAATTTCTTCGAGTTAGGTGGAAATTCGCTCCTGGCGCAGAAAACCGTGGCTGCCCTGAATCAGGAGCAGTATGCGCTGCCCGTCACTAAACTGTACCAATACCCGACCATAGCGGGTATAGCGCTCTATTTACAACCCAAGTCAGCAGAGCAGACAAAGCGGCAATCTGAAGCCATTTCCTCGCCAGAATTTAGTGAGAAAAATCAATCGGCAGATATTGCGGTAATTGGCATGGCCGGTCGCTTCCCCGGCGCAAACACCCTTGATGAACTCTGGGATGTGTTGACACTGGGTAAAGAAACAACCCGTTTCTTTACGGATGCCGAACTCGATTCGTCGGTGCCCAACGCGCTACGAAATGATCCGTTGTACGTTAAAGCACGCGGAACGATTGACGGAGCCGAGCAATTTGATGCCCAGTTTTTCGGCTTAACGCCCATCACGGCCCAACTGATGGACCCGCAGCAGCGGGTTTTCCTGGAAATCGCCTGGGAAGCGCTCGAACAAACCGGCTATTTGCCTCAGCAATACGGTGGTCGGGTTGGCGTGTTTGCCGGAAGCGGGAATAATACCTATTACCTGAACAATATTCTGGGTCATAAAGAACTGATCGATCAGGCGGGGGCCTTTCAGGTAATGACCCTCAACGAAAAAGATTACATAGCCTCGCGCACGGCCTATCAGCTTAATTTGAAAGGACCCGCCGTGAGTGTTTACTCCGCCTGTTCGACGTCGCTTCTAGCCATCACGCAGGCCGTTCAAAGCATTCGGAATGGCCAGTGCGATGTCGCGCTGGCAGGGGGAGCCAGCATCACGACTCCGATCAACAGTGGTCATTTGTATCAGGAAGGGGTGATGTTGAGCCGGGATGGGCACTGCCGATCGTTTGACGCCGACGCTCAGGGAACCGTTTTCAGCGATGGGGCCGGGGTTGTTCTCTTGAAAAGTCTGGAGGCTGCCCGTCGGGATGGCGACACGATTTATTCGGTTATCAAGGGCATAGGGGTAAACAACGATGGTGGAGGCAAGGGGAGCTTTTCGGCTCCCAACGCCGATGGCCAGGCCGGGGCCATCGCCATGGCGATCACCGATGCGGCTATTGATCCGGCCACCATTACATATGTCGAAGCCCACGGAACAGCAACGCCGTTAGGCGATCCCATTGAAATAGAAGGCCTTACGCAGGCCTTTGGCGAACAGGCCCGGAAGCAGTATTGCGCTATTGGCTCCATCAAGAGCAACATGGGGCACCTGACCCAGGCGGCTGGTGTCGCTGGCTTTATTAAAACGACGCTGGCCTTATACCATCGGCAGATACCCCCGTCGCTAAATTTTTCGACTCCCAACCCGGTTATTGATTTTGCCAACAGCCCGTTTTTTGTCAACACAACCCTCCGCGAGTGGGCGTTGACGGATGATGAATCGTCGGAAGGTAATTCGTATCCACGACGGTCGTATCCACGACGGGCTGGTGTAAGTTCGTTTGGCGTGGGTGGTACGAATGTGCATGTTGTGCTGGAAGAATTCGAGCCGGAAATTCGCGTTTCCAGTGATGAGCAACCCGAGAATGCAGTTGGCCAAACAGCGCATCCACGCGGGGCGACTCCACGTGCGGCACAGCTGATTACGTGGTCGGCGAAGACAGCGGAAAGCCAGAAAGCGTATGCCCGTCAACTGGCCGAAAAGCTGCAGCGGGATGAGTCGATCGAACTGGCGGATGTTGCCTTTACGCTTCAGACAACCCGTCCTGCTTTCAGCCACCGCTCCTTTGTCGTGGCTACGTCGAAAGAGGAGCTAATCGAGAAGTTACTGGCTGACCCTACGACACAAAAAGCCGACGGAAGCCCCGAAGAGGTCGTTTTCCTGTTTCCGGGCCAGGGGTCGCAGTACCTCAACATGGGCCGGATGCTATACGAGCAGGAAGTCGTTTATAGAGAGGCTGTCGATCAATGCGCTGACCTGTTGGCAGATCAGCTGGACCTGGACATTCGGGAAGTGATGTACCCCGAAACGCTCAGTTTGGAGGCCGAACAGCGGCTGAAAAATACTCGATACACCCAGCCAGCGCTGTTCGTCACTGAATATGCACTCGCAAAGTTGTGGATGAGTTGGGGTATCGAGCCGTCCGTCTTTTGTGGACACAGTGTGGGTGAATTTGTGGGGGCTCACCTGGCGGGTGTTTTCTCCCTGCCGGATGCATTGACCCTAATTGCCGCCCGTGGAAAAATGGTGAGCCAGTTGCCACGGGGAGGTATGCTTTCGGTTCGGAAGGAAGCGGACCAGGTGCACGCCATGCTGCCCGATACGCTGTCCATGGCGGCCATCAACAGCTATACCCTTTGCGTTGTAGCCGGACCTGACGAGCACATCGCTGATTTCTCCCGACTGCTGGACGACCGCGAAATACCGAATCAGCCGCTGGCAACGAGTCATGCGTTTCATTCCATGATGATGGACCCCATTGTCGATGCGTTTGCGCAAGTGGTGGCGGGTGTTCGGTTGCATCGTCCTAAAATGCCCATCGTCTCTACATGCACAGGAAACTGGCTGACCGATGCTGAGGCTACCGACCCGCAATACTGGGCAAAGCACCTGCGCTCGACAGTACGTTTTTCCGAAGCCCTCGATACGATTTTTACGGTTGAGAAACCACTCTTGCTGGAAGTTGGTCCCGGGCATGTGACGGCAACGCTCGCCCGGCAGCAGGCCGGTAAAAAGCCAATGACCATTCTGGCTGGATTACCCAATCAGCCTGACTGGACAAAAGCCAGCCAGTCGATTGTGACCACAATCGGCCAATTCTTTCTAAATGGTATGGAGCCCAACTGGAAGGCTTTTTATGCCGGACAGAAACGAACGAAATTAAGGTTGCCAACGTATGCTTTTTCTAAAAAACGGTGCTGGCTCGACTCTGTACGGGTTGAGCCAGCACCGGTTGTGGCGTCTGATCAACCCGTACCATTTATTGATCGGACGGTTGTTGCCGACGTGAATCCATTGCCATACCCTGCGATTGACTATAAACACACCATTATGAGAAAAGACGCCTTACTTTTGAAAGTAAATCAACTGTTAGAAGATGCTTCCGGTATCGACATGGTCGGGGTGGCCCCTACGACCAGTTTTCTGGAAATCGGTTTCGACTCGCTGTTGTTAACGCAAGTAGCGCTGAACCTGAAGAAGGAATTTAGCCTGCCAATCACCTTCCGGCAACTAACATCGACCTATACGACACCGGCACAATTGGCTGATTATCTGGATCAACTGATGCCCGCCGAGGTGCAACAACCGACTCCACAACCCGCGCCGGTGCCTGTGTCAGCTCCAATAGCTGCGCCAGCACCAGCGCCGGTTACGTTTAGCGACATGAGTAGCCAGCCAGCCATAGCCTTCGCGCAAAATGACACGGCCTTAGGATTGATTGCCCAGCAATTGCAGCTCATGGCGAAGCAAGTAGCGCTGCTGCAGGGCGGTGCTCCACAGCCAATGCCCGTTCATCAGGTACCCGCGCCGGTGCAGGCCCCGGTACCAGCGGTGAACGTAACGAAAGACCCCGTTGCTGCGGATAGTACCTTAACGCCGGAAGAAAAAGTTGAGTTGAAAAAACCGTTCGGGGCTACGGCCCGCATCGAACGCCAGGCGTCTGCCTTAACGCAGAAACAACAGGATTTTTTAGCCCAGCTTACGCAACGATACAATCAGAAAACGAAGGCCAGCAAAGCGTATGCGCAAGAGCATCGCAGCCACATGGCCGACCCACGGGTCGTATCGGGGTTTCGTCCGCTCACCAAAGAAGTCGTTTATCCGCTGGTGGTGAACAAATCTAAAGGTAGCCATTTATGGGATATTGACGGAAACGAATACATCGACGCGCTGAACGGGTTTGGCTCCAATCTGTTTGGCTACCAGCCCGATTTCATCAAGGACGTCTTACACGAACAAATTGAAAGCGGCTACGAAGTGGGTCCCCAGCATACCCTGGCGGGCGAAGTCAGCCAGCTTATTTCCGAATTAACTGGCATGGACCGTGTGGCCCTTTGCAACACGGGCTCCGAAGCCGTTCTGGGTGCCATGCGTATTGCGCGTACAGTAACCGGCCGCTCCCTGATTGTGGCCTTCTCGGGTTCATACCACGGCATTGTCGATGAGGTGCTTGTCAGAGGAACCAAAAAATTAAAGTCCTTCCCGGCGGCCCCTGGCATCATGCCCGAGTCGGTGCAGAACATGCTGATTCTGGATTATGGCACCGAGGAGAGTCTTAAACTCATCCGCGAACGCGCCCATGAACTAGCGGCTGTGTTGGTCGAACCCGTACAGAGCCGTCGTCCGGAATTCGTACCGATTGAGTTTCTGAAAGAAGTACGAGCCATTACGGCTCAGTCAGGAACGGTTCTGATTTTCGACGAAGTCATTACGGGCTTTCGCACCCATCCGGGCGGTACGCAGGCGTTGTTCGGCATTAAGGCAGACCTGGCGTCGTACGGAAAAGTAGTAAGTGCGGGCCTCCCTATTGGCGTCATTGCGGGCAAGCGGGAGTATATGGATGCCCTGGATGGCGGTTTCTGGCAATACGGAGATGCGTCCGTTCCTGAAGTTGGCGTTACCTATTTTGCCGGTACGTTCGTTCGCCATCCGCTGGCGCTGGCTGCGGCAAAAGCGGCTCTCGTTTACATGAAAAAAGCGGGCCCGCAGCTACAGGCAGGTCTAACCAGAAAAACTGACCGGCTGGCCAGGGCGATGAACGACGTAATTGCCCAGTGGCAGCTGCCACTCGTTGTGGCCAGTTTCGGTTCGTTATGGAAGATAAAGTTTAAAGAGGAATTGGCGTATTCCGAACTGCTGTTTACGCTCATGCGGGAAAAAGGCATTCATATCTGGGATGGCTTTCCCTGTTTTTTAACCGAAGCCCATACCGATGCTGAAATAGATACCCTGATCCACCACTTCACCGAAAGCGTGCGAAGCCTGCTGGCGGCCGGGTTTTGGGGCGGCAGTAAAGCGGCTGTAGAGCCGAATGGCTCAACTTTTGCGGGCAACACGCCACCTGCGCTTGGGGCTCGGCTAGGTCGGGACCGAGACGGCAATCCAGCCTGGTTTGTGCCCAATCCAGAGCAACCCGGTAAATACTTGCAGGTTGAACTAAATTGA
- a CDS encoding TolC family protein: MFRINFSFFTVTSKASLFLLVGLFTFSFCSGQSRGGRGLVSFGPSSGLADDTLYLDINQDIAVQLMPFDDIMKVAVSHSPLIKYQNEVSNSLSSSYEVAKRQILQNVAGFVNYSTGDQSIVSSGSASIPGRDALGQISNGYRVGVDVRLPLYDLFGRKHQVKQAYSNYKASVIQRDVVELQLKQSLIGIYQDMITTQQLLKINLIDEQASLTALRVAEVEIQKGRTTADALALITSRYVQAKTASEQVKGNFLKNVHYFEALVGMPIQRLKRN, translated from the coding sequence ATGTTCAGGATAAACTTTAGTTTTTTTACCGTAACCAGTAAGGCCAGCCTTTTTTTACTTGTTGGTCTGTTCACATTTTCATTTTGTTCCGGCCAGAGCCGGGGAGGTCGTGGGTTGGTATCGTTTGGTCCGTCATCGGGTTTAGCTGATGACACCCTGTATCTGGATATTAATCAGGATATTGCTGTTCAACTGATGCCATTCGATGACATCATGAAAGTGGCCGTGTCGCATTCACCCCTCATCAAATATCAGAATGAGGTGTCTAACTCACTGAGTTCATCGTACGAGGTAGCCAAACGCCAGATCTTGCAGAATGTCGCTGGATTTGTCAATTACTCAACGGGTGACCAGTCGATTGTATCCTCTGGGTCGGCCTCCATTCCGGGCCGGGATGCCCTTGGGCAGATTTCGAACGGATACCGGGTGGGCGTTGATGTCAGACTACCCCTCTATGACCTGTTTGGCCGAAAGCACCAGGTAAAGCAGGCATATTCAAACTACAAAGCATCGGTTATTCAGCGAGATGTTGTCGAACTGCAATTAAAGCAAAGCCTGATCGGCATTTATCAGGACATGATCACGACCCAGCAACTGTTAAAAATCAATCTGATCGATGAGCAGGCTTCGTTAACGGCGTTGCGGGTGGCCGAAGTTGAAATTCAGAAAGGGCGCACAACCGCCGATGCACTGGCCCTAATTACGAGCCGCTATGTGCAGGCGAAAACAGCGTCAGAACAGGTTAAGGGTAACTTTCTGAAAAATGTCCATTATTTTGAAGCGTTGGTAGGCATGCCTATTCAACGGTTGAAACGTAATTAA
- a CDS encoding GumC family protein: MSIDVFLRLLKQHIIWFILIPCITAGVAFFVTRDEPKVYKSQATLYTGLVSRYSLLSDKQNAFTDRSASAFDNILTTLNSRETLLQIGIGLLSDHLRLRQPDTLVLGNAGFQKLHQALTPDWQNLYFIAGDSVLLHHTIDSLAKSTTDNPIKTLLLKSDSYYSINRLGENIKATARKSTNDVMLMEYESDDPAVSQRTLTHAITILNNRYSTLKTSETNSVVGYYEDKLQKAKEKLSQAEANLRAFSAKHQVLDYDEEARNVASSREALKNEYNQELMRKNAAKASLDALNRRMGQQGNIRSANNDLSDKQKKLTEVENKLANARAYGQPKNVINQLQASLAQAQEELKISAQKYDAAANSSDAIPTQTMANDRLAKSLEYEESSARLELYQKRMSEFQAKTNEYGPLGSQLRELNRDLAVSEKAYLDLLQNVDQSKTKRQDVSIGGTLEIIDAPDFPLQPLASKRSQLIMIGLGVGIFIALLLTALRFWLDKRIQSPEQAEALVGMPVTALFPTVKKPLVYSRTTRASRSMFEQLFNAINIEVSQNTAKSYPPIITLFSIRSKQGKSWVANGLTQLYDVADQKVAYCYPRANAREQREQQKNITFFPYTVRPDFMNVTGIEYLIDYTQGFDITQYDRIILEVPALINNQIPSYLLKDSALSLLVIDANSPWARAEKQLLSMYVRVTNQPILTILNRVEGNYVDVPRQADAMQLPMGKEYTAQTQRTFL; encoded by the coding sequence ATGTCGATCGACGTCTTTTTGCGCTTATTGAAACAGCACATTATCTGGTTTATTCTCATCCCCTGTATAACGGCGGGTGTAGCGTTCTTTGTCACGCGGGATGAACCCAAAGTGTATAAGTCGCAGGCAACCCTATACACGGGTCTGGTGTCGCGTTATTCGCTGCTGTCGGATAAGCAAAACGCCTTCACGGACCGGTCAGCCAGTGCGTTTGACAATATTCTGACGACGCTTAATTCGCGCGAAACCCTGCTCCAGATCGGGATCGGCTTACTGAGTGATCACCTGCGCCTTCGTCAGCCGGATACGCTTGTGCTGGGCAATGCAGGTTTTCAAAAACTGCATCAGGCCTTGACCCCCGATTGGCAGAATCTGTATTTCATCGCGGGTGATTCTGTTTTACTGCATCACACCATCGATAGCCTGGCTAAGTCAACGACCGACAACCCGATCAAAACTCTGTTGCTGAAGTCCGATTCCTATTATTCCATCAATCGGTTGGGCGAAAATATTAAAGCAACGGCCCGGAAGAGTACCAACGACGTGATGTTGATGGAATATGAGTCTGATGATCCGGCCGTGTCCCAGCGCACCCTCACCCATGCCATTACGATTCTGAATAACCGATACTCGACGCTCAAAACCTCCGAAACGAATTCTGTGGTTGGGTATTACGAAGACAAGTTGCAAAAAGCCAAGGAGAAGCTTTCTCAGGCTGAAGCCAATCTTCGTGCGTTCAGTGCGAAACACCAGGTGCTGGATTATGATGAAGAAGCCCGCAACGTGGCGTCGTCCCGCGAGGCACTGAAAAACGAGTACAACCAGGAATTAATGCGGAAGAATGCCGCTAAAGCGTCTTTGGATGCGCTTAACCGGCGTATGGGACAACAGGGCAACATTCGTTCGGCCAATAATGACCTGTCCGATAAGCAAAAGAAGCTGACCGAGGTCGAGAATAAACTAGCCAACGCACGCGCCTACGGACAGCCCAAAAATGTAATTAATCAGTTGCAGGCAAGCCTGGCACAGGCGCAGGAGGAACTGAAAATCAGTGCCCAGAAATACGATGCTGCCGCTAATTCGTCCGATGCGATTCCAACCCAGACGATGGCAAATGATCGGCTGGCCAAATCGCTGGAGTATGAAGAATCATCCGCTCGTCTGGAATTGTACCAAAAGCGGATGTCTGAATTTCAGGCCAAAACCAATGAGTATGGCCCATTAGGTTCGCAACTGCGTGAGTTGAACCGGGACTTAGCCGTTTCTGAAAAAGCCTACCTGGACCTGTTGCAAAACGTCGATCAGTCTAAAACAAAACGGCAGGACGTATCCATCGGTGGAACGCTGGAAATCATCGATGCACCGGATTTCCCGCTTCAGCCATTGGCTTCTAAACGGTCGCAACTGATCATGATTGGGTTGGGTGTGGGTATTTTCATCGCTCTTTTATTAACGGCACTGCGCTTCTGGCTGGATAAACGGATTCAGTCGCCCGAGCAAGCCGAAGCGCTGGTGGGTATGCCCGTTACAGCCCTGTTCCCAACGGTCAAAAAGCCATTGGTTTATTCCAGAACGACCCGCGCGTCGCGAAGTATGTTTGAGCAGCTTTTCAACGCCATTAATATTGAGGTATCTCAAAATACGGCCAAATCTTATCCGCCCATTATTACTCTGTTTAGCATCCGCTCAAAGCAGGGAAAAAGCTGGGTAGCCAATGGGTTGACTCAGCTCTATGATGTGGCCGATCAGAAAGTAGCGTATTGCTACCCACGGGCTAACGCCAGAGAGCAACGCGAACAACAGAAAAACATTACGTTTTTCCCCTACACCGTTCGCCCTGATTTTATGAACGTGACGGGCATCGAATACCTGATTGATTACACGCAGGGTTTCGACATCACCCAGTACGATCGCATTATTCTTGAAGTCCCCGCTTTAATCAACAACCAGATTCCGTCTTATCTCTTGAAAGACAGTGCGTTGTCGCTTCTGGTCATTGATGCCAACAGCCCCTGGGCGAGAGCCGAAAAACAACTGCTGAGTATGTATGTACGTGTGACCAATCAGCCCATTTTAACGATCTTGAACCGGGTGGAAGGGAACTACGTCGATGTGCCACGCCAGGCCGATGCGATGCAACTGCCAATGGGCAAAGAGTATACCGCTCAAACCCAGCGTACGTTTTTATAA